Within the Candidatus Zixiibacteriota bacterium genome, the region GGATCGAATATTGGCATCGGAATATTCCGGATCACGAATAGAAAAACTACCATAGTAGATACTATTAATTATAATCCAGGGAATCACAATAATGGCAAACATAATCGCCGAACCCGATAGTCCAATAATTGACCTGCGACGTTCTTGCCATAAATCATATATAACACCTAATCCGAATGGAAGACACAGCAGAGCTGCCGTCGGTTTTGTCAGAAACAGGATTCCGAGAATCAACCCGGCCATATCAGGATAGCGATAGTCTCCCTTTTCGTACCAGCACAGGATCAAATATAAAATCAGAAGAATAAACATGATGGTCAGCGGCTCCGGAGAAACCATTCCGGCCATCAGAATAAACGGCTGATAGAAGATAAACAGTACCGCTGCCAGAACAGCCGCCCTAATATCGAACAACTTCACCGAAATGAGTATCAGTAGCAGAAGCGAAAGACAATCAATAAATATATTAAGTATTCTGACCAGTAAAAAATCATCCCCGGAATTGGCGGCGAATATTGCGGATAGAGATAGCGGATAAACCGGTCCGGAGAGAAAGATATAATCCTGGGCTTCATGAACAGAGGGAATATTATAGTACAACCATTCGATCTGTTCGCCTTCGATATATTCATTCATAGTATGATCGAATCGTGCCCGATAGAACGATGAATCGGCGGGCGAGTCAAGTTCCGGATGACCAAATCTCTCCGGATTCTCCAGATAACCGATCAGGCCGAGGGCGGCCGAGGAGTAAATACGGGCATCCCACATTACCGGCAATTGGGGAACGGCCAAAATAAAAACAAGTCTCACCAGAGCGCAGACAATCAGCGCGGCCGGAACCAGATGTCTTAATTTAATCCTCAATGACATGGCCGGTCATTCAAGTTCGGTATCTATTACCTGATACTCCGATACCATTCAATCGTTTGTCGAAGCCCCTCTCGCAGCGTAAATTGCGGTTGCCAGCGAAGCCGGGTCCGGGCCCGTTCGATATTGAGAACACGGCGGCGGATATTGTCAATATCTCGCCGGTCAATATGTTCGCACTGGAATTCCTTGCCGCTTAATTCCGCCAGCACCCGAACCAGGTCGATAATACTGGTTTCGGAACCGGTTCCGATATTGAAAACCATCCCCTCGGAGCGAGGCGAAAGAAGCGCCATCAGGGTTCCTTCGACGGCATCATCGATAAAAGTGAAATCCCGCGTTTGATGCCCGTCACCATGAATCTGGGGTGCCTGTCCCCGGTCTATGGCAGCGATGAATTTAGAGATCACTCCGCAATAGGGATTCGCCGGATTTTGTTTGGGCCCGTAAATATTGGAATATCGCACCACCGTGACCGGGACAAAATAGGTTTCATAAAAAGCGTAGCAGTAATTTTCACCGGCCAGTTTTGAGACCGAGTAAGGTGAAAATGTCAGCGGGCTTTCATCTTCCATAATCGGCAATATCCTGGGATTACCGTAAATCGAGGCCGATGAGGAATAGACGATCCTGGTCGGTTTAGTTTCCCGGGCGGCCATAAGAATATTCAGGGTGCCCCCGATATTGGTCATAAAATCTTCCCGCGGGTCCCTGGTTGATATGATAATATTGCGGGCGGCCAGATGAGCAACATAATTAACCCGCTTCATCAATTGCAGAACCAGATCATAATCAGTCACCGAACCCTTAACGAATTCAAAGTCAATATCCGGATCGATGTTCTTCACATCCCCGGTAAACAAATCATCCAGAACAATGACTTTTCCGCCGGAACGAACAATACGTCCGACCACATTGCATCCGATAAAACCGGCGCCGCCGGTAACCAGGACTGTTTTGCCCGTAAAATCGACTTTTATCACGTTTATTTCCTCAACCTTAATCCCAGATAAACCATCGGCTTGGCCAGCCGCCACCAGTCACGGAAAGGTTTCATCTTGGTGAATTGCTTTCGGTGATCGTGATAATATATGGTAATCGGGACTTCCTTAAACCGTATTTTTTTATCGATCACCGCTTTGAATAATATATATGGTTCCAGTTCATACCTGTCAAGCCATTCCTGTTCGGTGTTAAAAGCAGGATCATCAAAAAGACTCAGCCGGAAAGCTCTGAATCCATTGGTGGCGTCGGTGATTCTCCTGAGTACAAGGATTGAAAACAGCATTGAATAAAGTTGCGTGGTCACTTTCCGAAAAGGCCGGTCATTGATCACTCGCCCGCCTTCCATCCTTCGCGAGCCCTGGATGAAATCATACTCACCTGTTTCAATCGGCCCGACCACCCTTTTCAACTCCTCCGGTTCGTGCTGATCATCACCAGACAGAATCGTCCCGATATCAAAACCGTTTTTCCGACCGTATTCTATCCCGGTTCTAATGGCCGCTCCGACCCCGCGATTAATCTCATGCCGGATAACCGTTGCGCCGGCCGCCGCGGCTTCCACATAAGTGGTATCGGAAGAACAATCATCGACCACCAGGATGGTGTTGACATAATTTACGGCCTTGATCTTTTGCACCACCCGGCCGATCTTGCCGCTCTCATTGTAGGCCGGCAATATCGCCAGTATTTTCTCAGTCGTTTGATTTGGAGTTGTCATTTTCCTGCAGGGCCGCCTGTTCCAGCTGTTTCAGGGAAAGCCCTTCCCGATAAAGATAAACAAAGCCCATCAGGGTAATGGGAATGAACTGCGCGGCATGGAGCACAATGGCGCATGATACCGCCTTGTCGGTCCCGACCCCGAACATATGTAAAGTCCAGACCACTCCCCCGTGATATACTCCGATAAATCCCGGAGAGGATGGAATCAAAATGGAAATGGAAACGACCACCAAAAGGACATAGGAAGCATAAACCGGCAGATCAATATGAAAAACCCAGAAAACAAATATATTCGAAATACCCATGCAAAGCCAGAGGAAGATGGTGTGTCCCGACACCCAGGCCATTTTACGCCAATCCTTGAGAAACAACAGCCCCCGCGAAAATTTAACGATGGTATTCCGGATGATATCGTTAATGCGAGCGGGCAGGAAAAAAAGATATTTCGTCAGCAACCGGCCCGAACCTTCGGGTTTCGTCACTATGGCAAGCGCAAAGATCAGACCGGCAATTGCGACTGCCAGCGATAGGGCCACCCCAAGTTTAAATTTATCGTCGATTTCAATCGGGACAAAAATCAGAATCACCACCAGAATTAATAAAAGAGCCAGTAGATCAAACACCATCCGCTCGACAAATATAGTCGCCAGTGAGGCCGATTTGGTTATTCGATTTTCATTATAAGCCAGAGCGTAAGCACGAACGAATTCGCCCAGTCTGAGCGGCAGAACGTTGTTGGCCATAAACCCGATACAGGTGGCAGAAAGGAGCTTACCGTACTTAAGCCGCGCGATTGGCTGGATCATGTATTTCCATCGCTCCGCTCTTTGAAACATGGCAAAGACCACGAAAAACAAATTGGGTAAAAGCCAGAGATACTGGGCATCCTTCAAAATGGAGGCCAGTTCCCGGAAATTGACATTTCTAAAAATCAGATAAAGAAAGACAACGGAAATTATAATCCCGAGAATAATAGACCAGAATTTCTTCTTTGCCATTTCGGTCAACCCCGTCCCGCAACATTTTCAAGAATCTGCAAAAATTCCCGGGCGGCCTGATCCCAGTTAAATCGTTTGACCCATTCCAGGCCTCCCTTTTCCAACCGCGAGCGGTTGGTTTCGTCCGTCAGGATCATAATCAATTTCCCGGATAATTCCTCAATATTGCCATAACGGTACAGATACCCGGTTTGATCGGGAACCACTGAATCCCGCAACCCGGGCGAATCGGCCGCTATAACACAGGTCCCGCAGGCATTGGCTTCGATATTGGTCAAGCCCCAGCCTTCCTTAGAAGAAGGATAAACCGCGACATGAGATCGACGCATATATTCCACTTTATCGGCACTGCTTACAAAACCCGGAAATTCCACCCTGTCCCTTATTTTAAGGGCACCCGCCAGTTCCTTTAAGGACGTGAGATAATCGCCCGTTCCAACAATTTTCAATGTCGCCTCAGGGATAACCTTTAACACCTTTTCAAAGGCCTGGATTAAATGTTGGATTCCCTTATATTTTTTTATTCGTCCGAGATAAAGGATGGTCGGTCTGGAATATTTCTTAACCAGGGGATCGAAATTATATAATTCACCGTCAATACCGCAGTGAATCACCGAAATATCATTCTCCGGAATTCCCCGTTGGGCGATATCCTGGGCGGTCGATTTCGAAATGACATTGAATTTCCGCCCTCGATAAAGCCGAACCATCGGTTTTTCGGAAAGATAAATATACAGCCCCAGAAGGAAATTGATTTCCCGGAAAACAGTCGTCGAAAAAAGATGCGGAACAACCACCAGAGTCGGTAATTTAAGATAAAGAGGGGTATAAAATGGAATTTTATTTATATCCTCAATTAAAACCTCGAATTTTTCCCGCCTTACCAAACGTCGCAGGTGGCGGGGAGCAATCAGGTTGAAATTGTACCGGTTGCCGCGCCTGATAATCCTGAGACCGTCGATAGTTTCTTCTGGGAGGCAGTTTTTGTACCCGGAACAAAAGAGGGTGATTTCATGACCCATCGCGGCCAGGCGGTGAAGCAGTTCCTGGAGATGAACCTCTGCTCCACCTGCCATTGGATTGGTCAAATCCTGCCAGTTAAGGGCGAGAATTTTCATCAGTGTCGCCCCTCGACAGTATCTTTATCGGTATCGATGTTTTGAATCTGCCGAAGGAGTTCTTTAGATTCATAATCATCGGGGTGTCGGGCCACCCAGTCGGTGACAATAATCCTCAACCGTGAATAATATTTCTCCTGGTAATAAATCCGTACCAGGGACCGGAATATATCGGCATAATCAGGATATAACCGATAAGCCTGTTCCATAAGTTCGATAGCTTCATTGGTATGTCCGGTCATTTTGGCGGCCAGACCGCCGTTATAATAAAGCTTCCTTTTATCCTTCAGCGGGCAATTGCTGATATAGGTCATAAGAGTATCGAAGCGCCCCATATAGCCAAGCATCTGGGCGGTATACACATAAATATCTTCCGACTCGGGCAAAACTTCCATTCCCATTCTTATATGTTTCACTGCCCCTTCATAGTTATCAGCCCTTTTCATGGAATCGGCCAGGACTATGAAACCCTGGGCATAATTGTTGGACAGACGCCGGCTGGTTTCATCCTTGTACACGCTCGGCTCGGCAATACCGCGATATTCAAATTCATGTTCATACATTCTCTGCGTAAAATCATAGTCTATCTGATCCTTGCCTTCCGTCGGAGTCAGGCGATATACCATGCCTTCGAGAATAAGATGGTCATTAAGCGATCGTCCCCGGAAACGGCGGCTGTTATCGGGAACCGTAACCGCGAAACCGAAAGGTCTTTTCCAATTATTGGCAGTGATAATATAATCAACGACCTGATCCTGAATGCGGTAAGGATTCCCTTCTGAGATCATATAACCCCGCAAACTCTCAATCTGATCATCGGTCAGATCAATGGAAATCCCGTGTTGATCCCGTAATTGTTTGGTGTACCAATCGGCATTGGCCAGGGAAAGATTTACCACCTTGACATCCGATCGGATCCCATAAACTTCCTGGATACACCATAGCGGAAAAGTATCATTGTCGCCATTGGTGATAAAAATCATATTTTCACGACAGGACTTCAGATAATTATTGGCGTAATCATATGGTAAGTAATTTCGGGAGCGATCATTGATGAAATAATTGTGTTTCAGTGGAATGAGAGGCATCAGAACCAGAAGCGAAGCTATCCCGAAAGCCGTTTTTCTGATTCCGGCCGAGGCCTGCGAAACCGCATCTCGAACCAAATCGATGAAACCGGCGATACCCAACCCGACCGCCAATCCGAATAGAATAAAGGCCGGGGTGAAAAAATAATCCCGATCGCGTACTTCAAGGTAATTAAAACCAGTGACCGGATTCTGGCGGGTTCCATCGGCGAAATTCATATACAGCACAAACCCGGCCGAGCAAATCAGAAATAAAACCAGAAAAGGCAAGCCAAGATCCGGCCTCCTCCTGATGGTCTCCCAGATACCGAACAGTCCCAGAATCAGAATAACAAAAAATTTTGGTCCGGTCAGTCCGTACTGCTCTTTGAAGAATCCCCAGAAACCCATCCGGATATGATCACCGAATTGATTTTCCCATTCCGCCCGCCGGTCAAACATCCGCGAGGTCATCGACTGAGAGCCATATTGCTTGCGTTCCAGATAATTGACCACCGAGGCGAATGAACGCGATGGATTATTTTCATCAATATTTGGATTTCGGGATGAACGAACCGGGATATAAACATGGATAGAATAACCAATTATGGCCAGGAGCATTATCGCCATAGCTGTTTTCCAATTCCCGTCTTTAAGAAACAGAGCGGTCCCAATAATTATCATTATTCCAACACCCAAACCTATCACGAATTCCCAAAAACCAAAAATAATCAGTGAAATAGATCCCAGGGCAATAAGAATAAGCCAGTTGACCCTACGCCATAAAACCAATGCCAGGAGACCGATAATGATGGCGGTGAATATCATAAAGGTCATATAACCGGTGTGAGCGAAAATCCGGCCTATGGCATATAATACTGCCGGAGTCAGCGCATAAATGGCGGGAATCAACCATAACTTGATATTAGCGGCCTTATCTCGGGCGGATAGATATTTAACAAGGCAAAATATTCCCCAAATCACGAGTGCTACAAGCCCAATCCAGCCAAGCGGTAAATGTCCGACAACGGCAAGGGAGCTCGACAGGCCTGCACCGGTCAGACTTTTTGAAATTGCCCCGACAATAATAAAGTATGACGGCCATGCCGCAATCATAAATAAAATTAGCGTGATAACAGTTGAGCGGGCGATTTTCTCCATCGAAACAGAATGGAATAAAAATATTATTAAAATAACCAGGACCGGCAAATGGTAGGGGATTTCTCCGGGACGAGCCGAAATAAGCAGGGCCAGGAATAACTCCAGAAAGAAAAAGAGAGATACAATGGCCCATTCATTTGTCCCGGATTCGGACTTGAATACGAAATACAAACCCACAACCGGAATGATAATAAAAAGAGTCAGGTGAATACCGACACCCAGCATGGCGATATAGGCGGCCAGAAGCATGAGGCGACTTCCGGGCGGCGATTCCCGGCAATCCAGATACTTAAGTGCCAGCCAGTAAATGACCATCATGAACAGGATAGCCGCCGCATAGACTTCGGCCTCCACGGAATTCGACCAGTTGGTATTGGAAAACGCCATGAACAGCGCCCCGGTAAAACCTCCGATATAGGCAATCAATCGGTTTTGAGGATTCTTCCTGTCACCGAACCAGTAACCAATTAGTCTCACCACCACCAGATAGCCAACCGCCGCCGCCACCGCCGAAGAAAAAACGGAAAAAAAGTTTATCCGGGCGGCAATATCGACGAAAAATGGGATAATGGAAAATATACGGCCCCAAATAATATAAAGAGGCGATCCGGGCGGATGAGGAATACCGAGAATATGGGAACAGGCCACGAATTCTCCGCAATCCCAGAAAGAAAACGTCGGCGCCATGGTCTTCATATATACAATTAAGGCAATCAAAAAAACCAGGACGGCCAGAGCCGCATTGACCCGGTCGAATTTGGTACTTGAATGACTGCTTAATTGCTTGCCGTTCACCGTTCGTTGTCCTGACCCCATGGCTAAGCCATTATACAAAATAAACTTAGAATATAAACATTTTTTCTGTTTTGTCCAGCAAGAAAACCGCCCGAATGGCCGCAAAAGTATTCCTTATTGACTTACCCGAATGCAGAGCCAAAAAAAAGCCGCCCGGATAGTGGGCGGCTTCGACATTCAATTCCCTTATCTATCATGCATGTTCATGGAGAACCCGGTCGAGGATGCCATTGACAAAGGATGCCGATTCCAGTGTACTGTATTTTTTGGCCAGTTCCACGGCCTCATTAATGGCCACCTTCATGGGGATATCAGGCATGAATTTAACCTCACCGATGGCCATCCTGAGGATATTTTTATCGACAATGGCGATTCGTTCGATTTTCCAATTGGTCGCCAGCCTCTGGATATAATCATCGATTTCAACAAGATTGGCGACCACTCCATGAAATAACTGCCGGGCAAAAAGCAACGTTTTTTCGTCCAATCCGCCATTCTTGATAATATTCTCGTAAATCTCTTCTGACGACTGCTCTCCCTGCTCGAAAGCATAGAGGGCTTTCAGGACATATTCACGACCGCGACGTCTGCTACTCATTTCTTGTCAATTTCCCGATAAAGATTGGCCATTTCAATACCGGCCTGAGCCGCATCCCAGCCCTTATTTCCAGCCTTGGTTCCCGCCCGTTCAATGGCCTGTTCCAGTGTATCGGCCGTAATCAGGCCATATATTACCGGAATCCCGCTATCCAGAGCGGTTTTGGCGATACCTTTAGTTGCTTCGCTGGCAATATAATCAAAATGAGGCGTATCGCCCTTTATAACCGCCCCAAGACATAACACGGCATCATATTTTCCGCTCTTAACCAGCCTGGCGGCGGCATAGGGGATTTCAAAAGCTCCCGGCACCCAGGCCACGGAGATATCGTTTATATCCGCCTGATGTCTGACCAGACAATCCAACGCCCCCTCGAGAAGCTTGGAAGTCAAAAGGTTGTTGAAACGGCTCACAACCATGGCGAATTTGAGGCCCCGGGCGTTCAGATTTCCTGCAATTTCTTTGTAATTCATAACCGCTCCTATAATATGGACAACATATGTCCCAGTTTATCACGCTTGGTGGTCAGGTATTTCCGATTGAATTCGGTCGGTTGAGTTTGTATGGGAATGCGGTCGATTATTTTCAACCCATATCCCTCAAGACCGATCACTTTTTTGGGATTATTGGTCATCAACCGAATGGAACTCAATCCGAGATCCACCAGAATCTGTGCCCCAATACCATAATCGCGGAGATCGGCCTTGAATCCGAGTTCATGGTTGGCCTCGACGGTATCGCGGCCGTCATCCTGAAGTTTATAAGCCCTGATTTTATTGGCCAGTCCGATTCCGCGCCCTTCCTGGCGCATATAAAGTAGCACTCCGGTCCCCTCTTTTTCGATCATGCGCAAGGCGCTGGCCAGCTGATCGCCGCAGTCACATCGAAGCGAACCCAGCATATCCCCGGTCAGGCATTGCGAATGAACCCGGACCAAGACATTGTCTTTTCCGGCCACATCACCCTTAACCAGAGCCAGATGATGATGATCGTCGATCTGCGATTCATACAGGTGCAGATTGAAATGGCCATATTTGGTCGGAAAGTCGACCACGACAATTTTATTTACCAGTTTTTCTTTATGCCGACGATACTCAATCAGATGTTTGACGGTAATCAGTTTTAAATTAAATTCCCGAGCCACCTCTCGAAGACGCGGCAGACGGGCCATGGTTCCGTCATGATCCATAATCTCACAGAGAACCCCGATCGGTTTCAATCCGGCCATCCGTGCCAAATCCACCGTGGCTTCGGTATGACCGGCCCGGGACAAGACCCCTCCGTCACGAGCCTGGATAGGGAAAATATGACCCGGCCGGCAGAGATCCTCGGGGAGGCTGTTGTCATCGGCCATAATTTGAATTGTCCGGGCCCGGTCTCCGGCCGAAATTCCCGTGGTTACTCCTTTGCTTCCGCATCCGTCCACCGATACGGTAAACCGGGTACCATGCAGGGCGGTATTGGTATCCACCATCGGGTGCAATTTCAACCGATCAATCCGTTCTCTCTTCAGGGGAACACAGATAAGTCCGCGCCCGTGCATGGCCATAAAATTGATGGCTTCCGGGGTTACATTCTCCGCGCCCATGATAAAATCGCCTTCATTTTCCCTGTCCTCATCATCGACGACAATTACCATGCGGCCCTTTTTTATTTCTTCAATTGCTTCAGGAATGCTGTCAAAATCACTCATTGTATCTCCAGTGTAATTATCACCAACCGCTTTCATGCAGTTTTTCAATTGTTATTGTTTGTTTTTTATCGCTCAACATGTTCGTGACATATTTGCCGAGAATATCGAATTCCAGATTAACTTCATCATTGATTTTGAAATCACCGACTGTGGTTTCTTTCGTCGTATAGGGAATCAGGTTGACTGTAAAAATATCACCCTTGACTTCATTGACAGTCAGGGAAATGCCGTTGATGGCAATCGCCCCTTTTCCTACCAGAAGTCTGCTAAAATCATCCGAATAGCTGATCGCCAGTTTTAGAGATTCGCCTATGTGTTGAAGAAGGGCAATCCTGCCCCGGCAGTCGATATGTCCGGAGACAAAATGCCCGCCCAGACGGCTTGTAGGAAGCAACGCCCGCTCAAGATTGATTCTGGCCCCGGTTTTATAATTATTCAGGATGGTCAACCTGATTGTTTCCTGGGAAGCCTCAACGGTAAATCGATTATTATTTATTTCCGTCACCGTCAGGCAACAGCCATCGACCGCAATGGATTCCCCCATAATCAGGCCATCGAACGGTTTATCAGGATCTATCGAAAGAAGTTTGTAATTGCCGCGAGTTCTAATATTATGAACAATCCCGACGGTCTCTATAATACCGGTAAACATCATTTGCTCCTCTTAGGGTAACCGACAAACAGTAGATCCGGTTCATATTCGGTATAATAATGGGCATTGCGATAACTTATGGCATCAGCCATTCTTTTTAAAGCCAGATCACCTACGGCATTTATCCCCTTGCCGATAATTTTGGGGGCTATGAAAATATAATGTTTATCCACCAGCCCCTCTTTCAAAAGGGATGTTGCCAAGCGATTGCCGCCTTCGATCAAAAGAGACGTAATTCCGAATCGACCGGCTTTATCCAGCAGGTCATCGAGAGATACCCCCCCCCTGCCCTTTTTTACCGACCAGACGATAATATTTTTCAACTTCAAGGATGCCGCTGTGGATGCCGAGGTGGCCACAATTGTCCGGGCGTCGGAATTATTTTTAAACAGCTTTATGGATTTGGAAAAGGCCGCCCCGGCGGAGATAATTAGGCGGTACGGATTGGGGCCTTTTATCAGGCGTACCGTTAATTCCGGATTGTCGATATTAACGGTTCCGACCCCAACCCCCACAGCATCGCATTCCGACCGTAGTCGGTGAACCAATCGGCGGGCCTTGGATCCAGTCACCCAGCGCGAATCTCCTGAAACGGCGGCGATACGTCCGTCGAGCGTCTGTGCGGTTTTAAGAATAACAAACGGCCGCCCGGTGGTAATATATTTAAGGTAAACCTCGTTGAGGAGTTCTGATTCCCGGCGTAGAATACCGAAATTAATTTTAATACCGGCTTTTCGCAGTTCCCTGGCCCCCTGTCCGGAGACAACCGGATTGGGATCGGTCAGGGCAAAAACCACTCTTTTTATTCCGGCTTTAATGATTTCCTGTGTGCACGGGCTGGTCCGGCCATAATGACAACACGGTTCCAGGTTGACATAGAGCGTGGCCCCGCGGGCATTATCCCTTGCTTCGGCCAAAGCGTTGATTTCAGCATGAGGCATCCCCGCACGTTTATGATACCCGCGTCCGACAATCTGAGCGTCCTTTACAATAACCGCTCCGACCATCGGATTCGGTGACGTTCTTCCCCTGGCGCGCTCGGCTAATTCCAGAGCAAGTTGCATGTATTCGGCATCACGGCTTGCGGCCATAAAAAAACCCCAATAAATCAATCGGGGCGTTAAACACCGGACGGTATAAAATTACCTTCATTCTTCTCCCATCCGGACTATACCGTCGGCATCGGAATTCCACCGATTCTGCCCCGACCGAGTAACCTACCCGGTAGACTGGGGCTCGCGGGCTTTTACCGCCGGCCGAGGAATTTCACCTCGCCCCGAAGAACTGTTGCCAATATAACCAAGATGATGACAAAATCAAGCAGAAAAATCAGGCTGAAAATCAAAAAACACCCGAATGCGTAAAGGCAATCGGGTGAAATACTTATTAAATCAAATCCGGCGAGGTTTGTTCGGGAATCATTTCATCCTTATTAATCATCGATATTATCTGATTGGTCGACTCTTCCATGGATTCCATAACCCGGCGTGAAATATCGTCCGGCGTCATACCTCGGACCCTCAGTAAATCAAGTGATCCCCGCAGGCTGGTTACAGGTGATTTGAGTCGATTCAGAATATCCCCGTTATGAATATCCGGAATCGACTTATCCGGCAAATTCACACGGTCGTTCATGAGAGCCCGTCCTAGCCTCTGGATTTTAATTCCACCCGCCACTCTGGAGGCTATTTCCTTGCAGAATAATATGGTTGAGGCGTCATAAGAATAGCGCATCCAATTTCGCATCTCGCCCAGGGTTATTAAGCCAAACGTAATTCCATTGACGGCAATGGGGACAATCAGGACCGATTGCATACCCTCGAATACCAGAACGCGGGCCTCGTTTTCATCCATATTGGAGGATGCGTCTTTCTGATTTATCAATAACGGTTGATTTTCCCGGATGGCCATACAGTGCCAGGGAGTCAGGGTCTCGGCCAAGGTGGTTTTTTCGACATTGATACGATCAAAAGGCCGGATTGTTTTCAATTGGCAGGTTGATAATTCCGTTCGCTCCCGATTGAGCATGGAAACCCTTATCATGGTGGTGCGAATATTTTCCATAAGAGTATCAGCCGCCGCTTCCAGAAGAGAATTAATATCGGAACTTGCCTCCACCCTGGCATTAAAAGAAGAAA harbors:
- a CDS encoding NAD-dependent epimerase/dehydratase family protein; translated protein: MIKVDFTGKTVLVTGGAGFIGCNVVGRIVRSGGKVIVLDDLFTGDVKNIDPDIDFEFVKGSVTDYDLVLQLMKRVNYVAHLAARNIIISTRDPREDFMTNIGGTLNILMAARETKPTRIVYSSSASIYGNPRILPIMEDESPLTFSPYSVSKLAGENYCYAFYETYFVPVTVVRYSNIYGPKQNPANPYCGVISKFIAAIDRGQAPQIHGDGHQTRDFTFIDDAVEGTLMALLSPRSEGMVFNIGTGSETSIIDLVRVLAELSGKEFQCEHIDRRDIDNIRRRVLNIERARTRLRWQPQFTLREGLRQTIEWYRSIR
- a CDS encoding 6,7-dimethyl-8-ribityllumazine synthase produces the protein MNYKEIAGNLNARGLKFAMVVSRFNNLLTSKLLEGALDCLVRHQADINDISVAWVPGAFEIPYAAARLVKSGKYDAVLCLGAVIKGDTPHFDYIASEATKGIAKTALDSGIPVIYGLITADTLEQAIERAGTKAGNKGWDAAQAGIEMANLYREIDKK
- a CDS encoding DUF2723 domain-containing protein translates to MGSGQRTVNGKQLSSHSSTKFDRVNAALAVLVFLIALIVYMKTMAPTFSFWDCGEFVACSHILGIPHPPGSPLYIIWGRIFSIIPFFVDIAARINFFSVFSSAVAAAVGYLVVVRLIGYWFGDRKNPQNRLIAYIGGFTGALFMAFSNTNWSNSVEAEVYAAAILFMMVIYWLALKYLDCRESPPGSRLMLLAAYIAMLGVGIHLTLFIIIPVVGLYFVFKSESGTNEWAIVSLFFFLELFLALLISARPGEIPYHLPVLVILIIFLFHSVSMEKIARSTVITLILFMIAAWPSYFIIVGAISKSLTGAGLSSSLAVVGHLPLGWIGLVALVIWGIFCLVKYLSARDKAANIKLWLIPAIYALTPAVLYAIGRIFAHTGYMTFMIFTAIIIGLLALVLWRRVNWLILIALGSISLIIFGFWEFVIGLGVGIMIIIGTALFLKDGNWKTAMAIMLLAIIGYSIHVYIPVRSSRNPNIDENNPSRSFASVVNYLERKQYGSQSMTSRMFDRRAEWENQFGDHIRMGFWGFFKEQYGLTGPKFFVILILGLFGIWETIRRRPDLGLPFLVLFLICSAGFVLYMNFADGTRQNPVTGFNYLEVRDRDYFFTPAFILFGLAVGLGIAGFIDLVRDAVSQASAGIRKTAFGIASLLVLMPLIPLKHNYFINDRSRNYLPYDYANNYLKSCRENMIFITNGDNDTFPLWCIQEVYGIRSDVKVVNLSLANADWYTKQLRDQHGISIDLTDDQIESLRGYMISEGNPYRIQDQVVDYIITANNWKRPFGFAVTVPDNSRRFRGRSLNDHLILEGMVYRLTPTEGKDQIDYDFTQRMYEHEFEYRGIAEPSVYKDETSRRLSNNYAQGFIVLADSMKRADNYEGAVKHIRMGMEVLPESEDIYVYTAQMLGYMGRFDTLMTYISNCPLKDKRKLYYNGGLAAKMTGHTNEAIELMEQAYRLYPDYADIFRSLVRIYYQEKYYSRLRIIVTDWVARHPDDYESKELLRQIQNIDTDKDTVEGRH
- a CDS encoding glycosyltransferase family 2 protein, with translation MTTPNQTTEKILAILPAYNESGKIGRVVQKIKAVNYVNTILVVDDCSSDTTYVEAAAAGATVIRHEINRGVGAAIRTGIEYGRKNGFDIGTILSGDDQHEPEELKRVVGPIETGEYDFIQGSRRMEGGRVINDRPFRKVTTQLYSMLFSILVLRRITDATNGFRAFRLSLFDDPAFNTEQEWLDRYELEPYILFKAVIDKKIRFKEVPITIYYHDHRKQFTKMKPFRDWWRLAKPMVYLGLRLRK
- a CDS encoding flippase-like domain-containing protein encodes the protein MAKKKFWSIILGIIISVVFLYLIFRNVNFRELASILKDAQYLWLLPNLFFVVFAMFQRAERWKYMIQPIARLKYGKLLSATCIGFMANNVLPLRLGEFVRAYALAYNENRITKSASLATIFVERMVFDLLALLLILVVILIFVPIEIDDKFKLGVALSLAVAIAGLIFALAIVTKPEGSGRLLTKYLFFLPARINDIIRNTIVKFSRGLLFLKDWRKMAWVSGHTIFLWLCMGISNIFVFWVFHIDLPVYASYVLLVVVSISILIPSSPGFIGVYHGGVVWTLHMFGVGTDKAVSCAIVLHAAQFIPITLMGFVYLYREGLSLKQLEQAALQENDNSKSND
- the nusB gene encoding transcription antitermination factor NusB — encoded protein: MSSRRRGREYVLKALYAFEQGEQSSEEIYENIIKNGGLDEKTLLFARQLFHGVVANLVEIDDYIQRLATNWKIERIAIVDKNILRMAIGEVKFMPDIPMKVAINEAVELAKKYSTLESASFVNGILDRVLHEHA
- a CDS encoding glycosyltransferase family 4 protein; amino-acid sequence: MKILALNWQDLTNPMAGGAEVHLQELLHRLAAMGHEITLFCSGYKNCLPEETIDGLRIIRRGNRYNFNLIAPRHLRRLVRREKFEVLIEDINKIPFYTPLYLKLPTLVVVPHLFSTTVFREINFLLGLYIYLSEKPMVRLYRGRKFNVISKSTAQDIAQRGIPENDISVIHCGIDGELYNFDPLVKKYSRPTILYLGRIKKYKGIQHLIQAFEKVLKVIPEATLKIVGTGDYLTSLKELAGALKIRDRVEFPGFVSSADKVEYMRRSHVAVYPSSKEGWGLTNIEANACGTCVIAADSPGLRDSVVPDQTGYLYRYGNIEELSGKLIMILTDETNRSRLEKGGLEWVKRFNWDQAAREFLQILENVAGRG